From one Gemmatimonadota bacterium genomic stretch:
- a CDS encoding four-carbon acid sugar kinase family protein gives MLELGVIADDLTGGMMVASLLEREGVRCPLVTSGDALNTLDDDAQAVVVGRKLLIQPPDDARADAKRTAEALLAKGTRQIYYKYSALFSSTARGNIGPVAETLMDLTQADHVFFCPIWKNTTIYQGRLFLGSIMLHESPRRNDPVTPMTNSNLVEVLQKQSQVKVGLLPYQIVASGTDACENYISEQKALGVKFFIVDVIDESNLEQLATLSKDLPLSTGADLLPVMLARNWQRDKKSQPKTLLPPAPGYEAVISGSCTGKSVRQLAHFEQTHPVFRIDLLEAAQDANMVDRIVEWAKDRLEKGPVGVGTSTDSEGVKRAQAELGREGAATLADKLLSSVVQHFYQHGVRKFVVMGGETSGAVMASLGIVQVSVATFDVLNGGYCHSAGSDPLSLVLKAGGVGEDNFIHTALEQMREADKNQ, from the coding sequence ATGCTTGAACTTGGTGTAATCGCAGATGATCTCACAGGTGGGATGATGGTCGCGAGTTTGCTCGAAAGAGAAGGCGTGCGTTGTCCACTGGTAACATCTGGCGATGCACTCAATACACTCGACGACGATGCACAAGCTGTGGTCGTTGGACGAAAACTCCTGATCCAACCCCCTGACGATGCCCGTGCCGATGCAAAACGCACGGCTGAAGCTCTGCTCGCCAAAGGTACGAGACAGATATACTACAAATACAGTGCGCTCTTTTCATCTACAGCACGTGGCAATATCGGGCCTGTGGCAGAAACGTTGATGGACTTGACCCAGGCCGACCACGTATTTTTTTGTCCCATCTGGAAAAACACAACAATCTATCAAGGGCGGTTGTTTCTCGGGTCAATCATGCTACACGAATCACCGAGACGCAATGATCCTGTAACACCGATGACCAATTCCAATCTTGTTGAAGTACTACAGAAACAAAGTCAGGTCAAGGTTGGTCTTTTGCCATATCAAATTGTGGCGTCAGGAACAGACGCTTGCGAGAACTACATTTCAGAGCAGAAGGCCCTGGGCGTAAAGTTTTTTATTGTCGACGTGATTGATGAGTCGAATCTTGAGCAATTGGCAACACTGTCCAAGGATTTGCCATTGAGCACTGGCGCAGATCTACTCCCGGTGATGCTTGCGCGCAACTGGCAGAGGGACAAAAAGAGCCAACCGAAAACATTACTGCCGCCTGCACCTGGTTATGAAGCCGTTATTTCTGGGAGTTGCACGGGAAAATCAGTCCGGCAACTTGCGCATTTCGAGCAAACGCATCCGGTGTTTCGCATTGACCTTTTAGAAGCAGCTCAAGACGCCAACATGGTTGACCGCATTGTCGAATGGGCAAAAGACCGATTAGAAAAAGGGCCTGTAGGTGTGGGTACCTCAACGGATTCTGAAGGCGTAAAAAGAGCCCAGGCAGAGCTCGGGCGCGAAGGCGCTGCAACACTTGCCGATAAGCTTCTGTCCAGTGTTGTCCAGCATTTCTATCAGCACGGTGTACGTAAATTTGTTGTGATGGGGGGAGAAACATCAGGGGCCGTCATGGCATCTTTAGGTATAGTGCAAGTTTCGGTGGCGACATTCGACGTTCTCAACGGTGGTTATTGTCATAGTGCAGGGAGCGATCCATTGTCGTTGGTACTGAAAGCGGGCGGTGTTGGTGAAGATAACTTTATTCATACTGCCCTGGAGCAGATGCGTGAAGCAGACAAAAACCAATGA